The following coding sequences are from one Phycisphaerales bacterium window:
- a CDS encoding MFS transporter, giving the protein MIKEPVHSNEYVPELPPTRLWAILLFTLLLSVCTGMLWSGLPFIARDAYGYLESEVLVLFLAIGLTYVIAAMSASPLLFLLRRWLSPRAFLSCLLVAQALVCLTPLWLTSPAVVWLVALPTSVLNAWLWPVVESYVSAGRHGSQMRRAMGWWNITWTTATMLSLFFMGPIMETFREAWGQLGNAAPIVLFGPLSIMGLIPLAFFRRMPGAHDTQEAQASVGRDYQSLLVVSRILLPLSYVLMAALSPLLPFLLDRLQLDVSWETALVGLCLGGRVAAMVFMWRIPIWHGHWWPLFLAALAMSGGFTVVVLIPTLTASILGLTIFGIGMGMVYFSALYYAMSVGHAQVDAGGTHEALIGSGYTIGPLAVLGGLALGGAAEQAGWPIGKDGGIVVVTLAIVVAGCMSAWWLYQRSKPSHAGHLNDA; this is encoded by the coding sequence ATGATCAAAGAGCCAGTTCATTCCAATGAGTACGTTCCGGAGCTGCCGCCAACACGACTTTGGGCGATCTTGTTATTCACGCTGTTGCTATCAGTCTGTACTGGAATGCTTTGGAGTGGCCTTCCGTTTATTGCTCGTGATGCATATGGCTATTTAGAAAGCGAAGTCCTGGTCCTGTTCCTGGCCATTGGGCTGACTTACGTCATAGCAGCGATGAGTGCTTCGCCGCTCCTATTCTTGCTCAGGCGTTGGCTGAGCCCGCGTGCATTCTTGTCGTGTCTCTTAGTGGCCCAAGCTCTTGTGTGCCTTACGCCACTGTGGCTCACATCGCCAGCGGTTGTCTGGCTCGTGGCATTGCCAACAAGCGTCCTTAATGCCTGGCTCTGGCCAGTGGTGGAGAGCTATGTATCTGCAGGGCGGCATGGCAGTCAAATGCGTCGCGCTATGGGGTGGTGGAATATCACTTGGACAACTGCAACGATGCTCTCGCTCTTTTTCATGGGACCCATCATGGAGACTTTTAGAGAGGCTTGGGGGCAACTTGGAAATGCAGCTCCAATTGTTTTGTTTGGTCCATTGAGCATCATGGGGCTCATTCCTCTGGCTTTTTTCAGGAGGATGCCAGGGGCCCATGACACACAGGAGGCCCAGGCATCAGTAGGGCGTGATTATCAATCATTGCTTGTTGTTTCTCGCATTCTTTTGCCTCTGAGCTACGTGCTCATGGCGGCACTGTCACCATTACTTCCATTCCTGCTGGATCGTTTGCAACTCGATGTCAGCTGGGAAACGGCGCTTGTGGGTCTCTGTTTGGGCGGCCGAGTCGCGGCCATGGTTTTCATGTGGCGCATTCCGATATGGCATGGCCACTGGTGGCCACTCTTTTTGGCAGCACTTGCGATGTCAGGTGGCTTCACGGTTGTGGTTTTGATTCCGACGCTAACGGCATCGATTCTGGGCCTGACCATCTTCGGCATTGGGATGGGGATGGTCTATTTCTCAGCCCTCTACTACGCAATGAGTGTTGGCCATGCACAGGTTGATGCAGGTGGCACTCATGAGGCCTTAATTGGATCAGGTTATACGATCGGGCCGCTGGCGGTTCTCGGAGGTCTTGCATTGGGCGGTGCTGCAGAGCAAGCTGGCTGGCCCATCGGGAAAGATGGAGGCATCGTCGTTGTGACCCTGGCGATCGTGGTCGCGGGATGCATGAGTGCTTGGTGGCTATA
- the guaB gene encoding IMP dehydrogenase, whose translation MELTQIQEGITFDDVLLVPQRSAFTPDRVSTATRLTRNIDLNIPLISAPMDTVTEAALAIAIAQEGGIGIVHKNMSPEAQAGEVAKAKRSENGVITDPITLSPDDTVARALALMEHENVSGFPVTANGERTGKIVGILTRRDIKFLESTQARVGDAMTADPLITASPETSLEEAEGTLTRARVEKLLLMNNDGSLAGLITMRDIENLRRHPLACRDQRGCLRVGAAVGVFDLERVDALVNAGVDVIVVDTAHGHSENVLDTLRDIRKKHDIDLIAGNVATEAGAGDLIDAGADAVKVGIGPGSICTTRVVSGVGVPQLSAVINARKAGGEEVPIIADGGIRQSGDIAKALAAGASSVMIGSLFAGVEESPGELVLHRGRRFKAYRGMGSLGAMGAGSSDRYGQATIKDTEKYVPEGVEGQVPYRGLLSETIYQMVGGVRAAMGYCGCETLNTLRKRAQFVRVSSAGLVESHPHDIVITKEAPNYMVTARSSLD comes from the coding sequence ATGGAATTGACTCAAATTCAAGAAGGCATCACTTTTGATGATGTGTTGCTGGTTCCACAGCGGAGCGCTTTTACGCCCGATCGTGTCTCAACAGCAACACGCCTTACACGTAATATTGATTTAAACATACCTCTGATCTCCGCCCCAATGGACACGGTCACTGAGGCAGCGCTCGCTATTGCTATTGCCCAAGAAGGTGGAATTGGCATTGTTCACAAGAATATGTCACCTGAAGCTCAGGCTGGTGAGGTGGCCAAGGCCAAGCGGAGTGAGAATGGCGTGATTACAGACCCAATCACGCTCAGTCCAGATGACACTGTGGCACGGGCTCTGGCTCTGATGGAACATGAAAATGTTTCGGGTTTTCCGGTCACTGCCAATGGAGAACGGACGGGCAAAATTGTTGGCATCCTAACCCGCAGAGATATCAAATTTCTGGAATCAACCCAAGCTCGGGTTGGCGACGCAATGACAGCAGATCCATTAATTACTGCATCTCCAGAAACAAGTCTCGAGGAGGCCGAGGGGACACTGACGCGTGCTCGTGTTGAGAAGTTATTACTGATGAATAATGATGGGTCCTTGGCAGGGCTTATCACGATGCGTGATATTGAGAATCTGCGTCGGCATCCACTGGCCTGTAGAGATCAGCGTGGCTGCTTGCGAGTTGGTGCCGCCGTGGGGGTATTCGATCTTGAACGAGTTGATGCGTTAGTCAATGCTGGTGTCGATGTCATTGTTGTTGATACGGCCCATGGCCACTCCGAAAATGTGCTCGATACCCTCAGAGACATCCGTAAAAAACATGACATCGATCTAATTGCCGGTAATGTCGCAACTGAAGCTGGCGCGGGCGATCTCATAGATGCTGGCGCTGATGCAGTTAAAGTTGGCATTGGGCCTGGTTCAATCTGCACAACAAGAGTTGTCAGCGGCGTTGGTGTGCCGCAACTGTCAGCGGTCATTAATGCTCGAAAAGCGGGTGGAGAAGAAGTTCCAATCATTGCTGATGGTGGTATTCGGCAAAGCGGAGATATTGCCAAAGCGCTTGCTGCTGGCGCGTCAAGTGTGATGATTGGTTCCTTGTTTGCAGGTGTCGAAGAGAGCCCGGGCGAATTGGTACTCCATCGTGGGCGTCGCTTTAAGGCGTATCGTGGAATGGGAAGCCTCGGTGCGATGGGCGCAGGTTCAAGTGATCGTTATGGGCAAGCAACGATTAAAGACACTGAAAAATATGTGCCTGAAGGTGTTGAAGGCCAGGTGCCGTATCGAGGGCTCCTTTCAGAAACGATCTATCAAATGGTCGGCGGCGTTCGTGCAGCGATGGGGTACTGTGGTTGCGAGACATTGAATACTTTGCGAAAACGTGCTCAGTTTGTACGCGTCAGCAGTGCAGGTTTGGTGGAATCTCATCCACATGACATTGTCATTACGAAAGAAGCGCCCAACTACATGGTCACGGCTCGCTCTTCTTTGGATTAA
- a CDS encoding PilT/PilU family type 4a pilus ATPase — MLEAETDSGIFADPVHHDKGTVDGEGMKAWSRMLDATIRFEASDLIVKVDLPPRIRLRGSLKSLQTDRLSENMMFQIAKDVLDERQYKFFHSHGQIDFAYDYDDDNRFRVNLFMARGKPSFAARLITSNIKDFDSLYLPPILGEVAMSATGLILFSGVTGSGKSTSIASMLQYINERRRVHIVTIEDPIEYIFKDAKSTINQREVGIDTRNFNDALRALVRENPDVVLVGEMRDHETFEAAIRASETGHLVYGTIHASSAWQTFGRIYDLFPEGERDQIRKLLAYNLRSIVYQKLLPTLHEHIPRIPAVEILLNTPGVQKYILEGREGELLDIIKQSREEGMVDFTSSLVELVESEYIHHRIAIEATPRPEELKMRLKGIS, encoded by the coding sequence GTGCTTGAGGCTGAAACTGATTCAGGGATCTTTGCAGACCCCGTTCACCACGACAAGGGGACCGTGGATGGCGAGGGCATGAAAGCCTGGTCGCGCATGCTTGATGCGACCATTCGTTTTGAGGCCTCAGATCTCATCGTCAAAGTCGATCTTCCGCCGCGCATCCGCCTCCGCGGCTCTCTGAAATCTCTGCAAACTGATCGTCTTTCTGAAAACATGATGTTTCAGATCGCTAAGGATGTACTTGATGAAAGACAGTACAAATTCTTTCATTCACATGGACAGATCGACTTTGCGTATGACTATGACGATGACAATCGTTTTCGCGTCAATCTCTTTATGGCGCGAGGCAAGCCATCCTTTGCAGCACGATTGATTACCTCAAATATCAAAGACTTCGACAGCCTCTATCTGCCACCAATTCTTGGCGAAGTAGCCATGTCTGCCACTGGGCTCATTCTCTTCTCGGGCGTTACTGGCTCAGGAAAGAGTACCTCGATCGCATCAATGCTTCAGTACATCAATGAGCGACGACGGGTCCACATTGTGACGATTGAAGATCCAATTGAGTACATTTTCAAAGACGCAAAGTCCACCATCAACCAGCGTGAAGTTGGCATTGATACACGGAACTTCAATGATGCGCTCAGAGCACTTGTGCGAGAAAATCCAGATGTTGTACTTGTTGGTGAAATGCGTGACCACGAGACTTTTGAAGCTGCTATTCGTGCTTCTGAGACAGGTCACCTTGTGTATGGAACAATCCATGCTTCCAGTGCATGGCAGACATTTGGCCGCATCTATGACCTCTTCCCAGAAGGTGAACGCGATCAGATTCGCAAGCTTCTGGCCTACAATCTGCGCTCGATTGTGTATCAAAAACTACTGCCAACACTCCATGAGCACATTCCGCGGATTCCAGCAGTAGAGATCCTGTTGAATACCCCTGGTGTGCAGAAGTACATATTGGAGGGTCGCGAAGGCGAACTGCTTGACATTATTAAGCAGAGCCGCGAAGAGGGCATGGTTGACTTTACGTCTTCACTCGTTGAACTCGTAGAATCAGAGTACATTCACCACCGTATCGCCATTGAGGCGACCCCACGACCCGAAGAACTGAAGATGCGGCTCAAGGGCATCTCTTAG
- a CDS encoding ATPase, T2SS/T4P/T4SS family, which translates to MQNLTQLLLAEASSEMLLSPWKPVLILAAVVSWGWLVATYLDKDADKFHLNRTQWNSIHAGAACAGLAAMFFIPTFWASFPAGLLIMSSSIAAYWFARNKQVPEAERFTLTKTSFTDKIEARKIAKANKSAALRFTDSTGSKKQLPAKEDDLFATHLLTEDLLGPPLTARASRVEMKITKQGATSIRTVDGMQFKQPNLSTEDAVAVLAYLKELGGSNPDEIRRRQKGDFKIDGPNGEVDTVILTAGSSAGQSMRLEFDLATRLDKPLDSLGFLPSQLEPITALLEEHKRHGVVLVGCPPEQGSSTLAYALIASHDAYTSHVRTLEMSLDRELSGVDQNIYDPTNPDIDFSTALQSLLRRDPDVMLCRSLPDRATASVICAPGRKGPLIYVEEPATSTADIIRQWVRKVGDISQAADALVMVINGRVMRKLCPNCRQPYTPSDSQLKALGMNSDKTNQFYRASGKIQVKNKIEECPVCSGTGHLGQTGIYEVMVVSAAIRQSLAQGDLKSALSQARREKMILIQESALAKVVSGETSLEEVGRVSAKKAKKNAPQEKTTPA; encoded by the coding sequence ATGCAGAATCTTACCCAATTGTTATTGGCAGAGGCCTCCTCTGAAATGCTCCTAAGCCCATGGAAGCCAGTATTGATACTGGCCGCCGTTGTTTCATGGGGATGGCTCGTCGCAACGTATCTAGATAAAGATGCGGATAAGTTTCATCTCAATCGTACGCAATGGAATAGCATTCATGCAGGAGCAGCATGCGCGGGCTTGGCTGCGATGTTTTTTATTCCGACTTTCTGGGCAAGCTTCCCCGCTGGCCTTTTGATCATGAGTTCATCGATTGCTGCTTACTGGTTTGCCCGAAATAAGCAGGTGCCAGAGGCAGAACGATTCACACTCACCAAAACGAGCTTCACCGACAAGATAGAGGCTCGCAAGATCGCAAAGGCGAATAAATCAGCGGCTCTTCGATTCACCGATTCCACCGGCTCAAAGAAGCAACTCCCAGCCAAGGAAGACGACCTATTCGCAACGCACCTGCTCACCGAGGACCTCCTAGGCCCCCCACTGACAGCACGTGCCTCTCGTGTCGAAATGAAGATCACGAAGCAAGGTGCCACCAGCATTCGCACCGTCGATGGCATGCAATTCAAGCAGCCGAATTTGAGTACAGAGGATGCTGTTGCTGTCCTTGCTTACCTCAAGGAGCTCGGGGGATCAAATCCTGACGAGATCAGAAGGCGGCAAAAGGGCGACTTCAAAATCGATGGCCCCAACGGCGAAGTTGATACCGTCATCCTGACCGCTGGTTCGAGCGCCGGCCAATCAATGCGACTTGAATTCGACCTGGCTACCAGACTCGACAAGCCACTGGACTCCTTAGGATTCCTGCCATCACAACTTGAACCCATCACAGCCCTTTTAGAAGAACACAAACGACATGGAGTCGTGCTTGTTGGGTGTCCGCCAGAACAAGGCTCCTCGACACTGGCATATGCTCTAATCGCAAGCCATGATGCCTACACTTCACATGTTCGCACCCTCGAAATGAGTCTGGACCGTGAGCTTTCCGGCGTCGACCAGAATATCTACGACCCGACAAATCCGGACATCGACTTTTCAACAGCACTCCAGTCACTACTGAGGCGCGATCCTGACGTCATGCTCTGTCGATCGCTGCCCGATCGAGCGACTGCTTCAGTCATTTGCGCACCAGGCCGAAAAGGCCCGCTGATCTATGTTGAAGAACCAGCCACTTCAACCGCGGATATTATTCGCCAATGGGTCCGAAAGGTTGGCGATATAAGCCAGGCTGCAGATGCACTCGTGATGGTCATTAATGGCCGGGTGATGCGAAAGCTTTGTCCGAATTGTCGCCAACCGTACACGCCCAGCGATTCGCAGCTCAAAGCACTTGGAATGAACAGCGATAAAACAAATCAGTTCTACCGTGCCAGTGGTAAAATCCAGGTAAAGAATAAGATTGAAGAATGTCCGGTGTGCAGCGGAACTGGCCACCTGGGCCAAACTGGCATCTATGAAGTCATGGTCGTCAGTGCGGCCATTCGACAAAGTCTCGCACAGGGCGATCTCAAATCTGCCCTGTCCCAGGCTCGCCGAGAAAAAATGATCCTCATTCAAGAGAGCGCTCTGGCTAAAGTTGTATCTGGTGAAACTTCACTCGAAGAGGTTGGCCGTGTCAGCGCAAAGAAGGCAAAGAAAAACGCACCTCAAGAAAAAACCACCCCTGCTTAA
- the accC gene encoding acetyl-CoA carboxylase biotin carboxylase subunit — protein sequence MFSRILIANRGEIALRIIRAAKALGIDPVCVYSEADADGPWLKHASQSICIGPGPATESYLRVDRIISAAEIANVDAIHPGYGFLAENAHFAEVCRDCHIEFIGPSPEAMRLLGDKVSCKNMARATKTPVFPGSEGAIEEEDEALEVAEEIGYPVIVKASAGGGGRGMRVAHDSTELSAAMGQASMEAKAAFGNGAIYLEKYLERARHIEVQVLGDSHGNAVHLYNRDCTTQRRHQKLIEEGPAPKVSEKVRDAVCASAAQLIKRAQYSGAATVEFLMDGQQNFYMLEVNTRVQVEHPVTELITGVDIVQEMIRVAAGEPLGYKQEDIKLDGHAIECRINAEDPSRGFMPQPGLIETYRTPGGPGVRIDSHAGVGYRIPANYDSMIGKLLVHAPTRTEAIARMKIALDEFEIGPIKTTIGLHRSLLDNSQFVNVEFDIHYIDRMLAEDSL from the coding sequence ATGTTCTCACGTATTTTGATTGCAAATCGAGGAGAGATTGCCCTGCGGATTATCCGAGCTGCAAAGGCTCTGGGCATTGATCCAGTTTGCGTCTACTCAGAAGCGGATGCTGATGGGCCTTGGCTTAAGCATGCATCTCAGTCTATTTGTATTGGTCCTGGGCCAGCTACTGAATCATACCTGCGTGTTGATCGAATTATTTCAGCAGCTGAAATAGCCAATGTGGATGCGATCCATCCTGGATATGGTTTCCTGGCGGAGAACGCTCATTTTGCGGAGGTCTGCCGAGACTGCCATATTGAGTTTATTGGGCCAAGTCCCGAAGCGATGCGATTGCTCGGCGATAAAGTCAGCTGTAAAAATATGGCTCGCGCGACCAAGACGCCGGTGTTCCCCGGCAGTGAAGGCGCCATTGAAGAGGAAGATGAGGCGTTAGAAGTTGCCGAGGAAATTGGTTATCCAGTCATTGTCAAAGCATCCGCTGGCGGCGGAGGTCGGGGAATGCGCGTTGCCCATGATTCAACCGAACTTTCTGCCGCAATGGGGCAGGCAAGCATGGAGGCGAAGGCTGCCTTTGGAAACGGTGCGATCTACCTCGAGAAATATCTTGAAAGGGCCAGGCACATAGAAGTGCAAGTGCTGGGCGACAGTCATGGTAATGCTGTTCATCTTTATAACCGAGACTGCACGACACAGCGTCGTCATCAGAAGCTCATCGAGGAGGGGCCTGCACCGAAGGTTTCGGAAAAGGTCCGTGATGCGGTTTGTGCTTCAGCCGCCCAACTGATCAAGCGTGCCCAGTATTCTGGGGCTGCGACAGTCGAATTTCTGATGGATGGGCAACAGAATTTTTACATGCTTGAAGTCAATACGAGAGTTCAAGTTGAGCACCCTGTTACAGAACTAATTACAGGTGTGGATATCGTTCAAGAAATGATTCGAGTCGCTGCAGGTGAGCCTCTTGGCTACAAGCAAGAGGACATCAAGCTTGATGGCCATGCCATTGAATGCCGTATTAACGCCGAAGATCCTTCACGTGGTTTTATGCCGCAGCCAGGATTAATCGAGACCTACCGAACACCGGGAGGGCCGGGTGTACGAATTGATTCGCATGCGGGTGTTGGCTATCGAATACCTGCAAACTATGACTCGATGATCGGGAAGCTCTTGGTGCATGCGCCAACTCGCACTGAAGCGATTGCAAGGATGAAGATCGCTCTTGATGAATTTGAGATCGGCCCAATCAAGACCACGATTGGTCTGCATCGGAGCCTTCTGGACAACAGCCAGTTTGTCAATGTTGAATTTGATATCCACTACATTGATCGGATGTTAGCGGAAGATTCTTTGTAG
- the accB gene encoding acetyl-CoA carboxylase biotin carboxyl carrier protein produces MIDIRKLKELVRLMVTNDLTELDLRDTEEQVTLRRRRDEESPVVIQAPVAAPAAAPVAAAPAAAPAASPPVTDEASVEDLPSISSPMVGTFFAAANPDSDAFVKVGDEITADTVVCLVEAMKIFNEIKAETSGTIRKVLVSNGESIEFGQPLFLIDPSA; encoded by the coding sequence ATGATCGATATTCGTAAACTTAAAGAACTTGTCAGGCTGATGGTCACTAATGATCTCACTGAGCTAGATCTACGTGATACAGAAGAGCAGGTGACGTTGCGTAGAAGGCGTGATGAAGAGTCGCCAGTGGTTATTCAGGCCCCAGTAGCGGCTCCAGCAGCCGCTCCGGTTGCGGCGGCTCCCGCGGCAGCACCGGCGGCCTCTCCGCCAGTGACGGACGAGGCATCGGTTGAAGATCTTCCAAGTATTTCCAGCCCAATGGTCGGTACGTTTTTCGCCGCGGCAAACCCGGACTCTGATGCATTCGTAAAAGTGGGTGATGAGATTACTGCAGATACAGTCGTTTGCCTTGTTGAAGCAATGAAGATCTTTAATGAGATCAAGGCTGAAACCAGTGGCACCATTCGTAAAGTGCTTGTTTCAAATGGTGAATCAATTGAATTCGGGCAGCCACTATTCCTGATTGACCCTAGCGCATAG